GATGGAGCGGTTTATCCGGGAGCTACGGCGGGGGACGAAGGTGCGGGACCACAAGTTTCCTAAGGAAGAGGCGGTGTACAAGCTTCTTTACCTGGAGTCGGAGAGGCAGGAAGGGAGGTGGGCAGAACGGAAACTAAAGGGGTTCTCGGAGGTGAAGGAGGTGCTGGAGAAGATGCTTCAGGAGCGGTATGCCCCCCGTACACAGACTCTTACACATAACTCTTGACACGACCGCTATTGAAGTTTGTAGAGGATTATCAACTTCAAGAGAATCAAGAGCCTTTGGTGTCCGTTGGTGAGCCCATAAAAGAGGAAGAGATTGAGCTAGTGGTTTATATGACCTTAAGCTGAAGCTTGGAAGGTTGACCAAGTGGGGGTAAGCCGGCGCATCCGGGAAGGGGTGAAGGCGGTGATCGAGAAGGTGCTGGAGGAGAAAATAACGGAGTACCTGGCCGCCCGCTACCGGGAACGCACCCCCCACTGGCGGTGAAGGTGAAGCCTGCTTCTTCCCCTTCCCTAAGCCGCACGTCCAGGACCAAAGCCTGGGGGGCCTGGGCGAAGAGGAGGTTCCAGGCCTCCTCTACCCCCTGGGCCCAGAGGACCCGGAAGCCAAACCCCGGGAGGGCCTCCACCAGGGAGCGGCCCAAAGCGGGGTCGTCCTCCAGAAGAAGGACCGTGCGCACAGGGTTTCAAAGGCCGAGCTGCTTCCTCAAAGCGAAGACCTGCTGGCCGGTGAGGGTCTTAGCCCGGGCGGCCTTGACCTCCGCGGGGGTGTAGGGCTTGAAGCCCTGGGGGGTCTTGTTGCCCCAGGCGGTGGCGATGTAGTTGAGGACGGCGGCGATCTCCTCGTCCTTGAGCTGGGCCCAGCTGGGCATGGCCCCGTTGTACTTTGCCCCCTTGACCTGGATTTCCCCCTGGAGGCCGTAGAGGACGACCCGGATCAGGTAGTCGCGCCCGTCCTTCTTGGCCAGGATCTCCGGAACATGGCCTGCAAGGGGGGGAAAGGCGCCCGGCATCCCCTGCCCTTTGGCCTGGTGGCAGGTGGCGCAGTACTGGCCGTAGACCTTCGCCCCATCCGCCTGGGCCAAGGCCAACCCCAACGCCAGGAAACCCGTCAAAAGCAGCCCCGCTTTTTTCATAGCCTTAGAATACTCCCCTCAAACCTGAAGGGAGGATGAAATCCCCGGGGCGTGGCGAGGAAACGTCCTCCTAGGGGTGGGTAGGGAGGGGCAAAGGGGAGAAC
Above is a window of Thermus oshimai DSM 12092 DNA encoding:
- a CDS encoding c-type cytochrome, with amino-acid sequence MKKAGLLLTGFLALGLALAQADGAKVYGQYCATCHQAKGQGMPGAFPPLAGHVPEILAKKDGRDYLIRVVLYGLQGEIQVKGAKYNGAMPSWAQLKDEEIAAVLNYIATAWGNKTPQGFKPYTPAEVKAARAKTLTGQQVFALRKQLGL